In one window of Desulforhabdus amnigena DNA:
- a CDS encoding ABC transporter ATP-binding protein translates to MDGTRQDKDSMGGSPRYIIEARNLRKSFGDFVAVDDISFHLVHGECLGLLGPNGAGKTSTVRMIYGFSPLTGGSLHIFGLNMRTQWRAIRFSIGVCQQENNPDPDLTVLQNLEVFARYFDIPRKTAKEKALQLLEYMALNHRKDDTVTSLSGGMLRRLILARALINDPELLILDEPTTALDPQSRHQVWERLEELRSKGLSILLTTHNMDEASRLCDRLIIMDHGKILVQGKPSQLIREYAGRDVVEITEPSQELRTFIQSQHLMHDDLEHRLIIYGQPDDRIFEKIGNRYCKEKCIQRMATLEDVFLRLTGRELRE, encoded by the coding sequence ATGGATGGCACCCGTCAGGACAAGGATTCTATGGGAGGATCGCCCAGATACATTATCGAGGCCCGCAATCTCAGGAAAAGTTTTGGTGATTTTGTAGCGGTGGACGACATTTCTTTTCACCTCGTGCATGGGGAATGTCTTGGATTGCTTGGACCCAACGGCGCAGGGAAGACATCCACCGTTCGCATGATTTATGGTTTTTCACCCTTGACTGGAGGAAGTCTCCATATATTCGGACTGAACATGCGGACTCAATGGCGAGCCATCCGCTTCAGTATCGGAGTATGCCAGCAGGAAAACAATCCGGACCCGGATTTGACCGTTTTACAGAACCTGGAGGTCTTCGCCCGTTATTTTGATATACCGAGGAAGACCGCCAAAGAGAAGGCTCTGCAACTCCTTGAATACATGGCCCTCAACCACCGAAAAGACGATACGGTCACCAGTCTTTCCGGAGGCATGCTGCGTCGCCTTATTCTCGCCAGAGCACTCATCAACGACCCGGAACTCCTCATACTCGATGAACCTACAACAGCCCTGGATCCACAATCCCGCCACCAGGTGTGGGAACGATTGGAGGAACTCAGGTCGAAGGGGCTTTCCATTCTACTCACCACCCATAACATGGATGAAGCTTCACGCCTCTGCGACCGCCTCATCATCATGGATCACGGAAAAATCCTTGTTCAGGGTAAACCTTCTCAATTGATTCGAGAATATGCCGGACGGGATGTGGTAGAAATCACGGAACCCTCTCAGGAACTGCGCACCTTCATACAATCCCAACATCTCATGCACGATGATCTCGAGCATCGCTTGATCATTTATGGTCAACCGGATGATCGGATTTTTGAAAAAATCGGCAATCGATACTGCAAGGAAAAGTGCATTCAGAGAATGGCAACCTTGGAGGACGTTTTCTTGAGATTAACGGGAAGGGAGCTTCGTGAATGA